The Hippocampus zosterae strain Florida chromosome 20, ASM2543408v3, whole genome shotgun sequence genome contains a region encoding:
- the terf1 gene encoding telomeric repeat-binding factor 1 isoform X2 gives MQGKQLGARFEDEDAVMPLMSAAKTWFHLKDAVQDKSLFENIRVHLVIQSVAVCLEKGQRTQAWGALNWFKEHVDYPQKVAAKLSNIVAQMDIYHPFLTVFSFNRLLEMVQTFLDAYLVRNPSDFLLKEAIKVVRLSQSIDASDAAAKEVKSISDHSTLETKTKPNPQIDTARKPRVSLRWQSVNELLSLNVSSAADEQSMKGLEDTTLSLEADSSKDDVRPERKLGITKGARGSKRRLFNSNSSQLDASPVTVADRQAKTALGYVRLSGNDKADQSEETTPKTKRNLRSLQINVCDLDTRMQSQVCIRPLRKKDINDSVVAQKRIPRKWTSELDSRLVQGVRQHGKGKWSQILRDYDFEDRTGVMLKDRWRVLERTHKVN, from the exons ATGCAAGGAAAACAGTTGG GTGCCCGATTTGAGGACGAGGATGCCGTGATGCCACTAATGTCCGCAGCCAAGACATGGTTTCACCTCAAAGATGCCGTGCAGGACAAAAGCTTGTTTGAGAACATCAGAGTTCACCTCGTCATACAG TCTGTTGCGGTGTGTTTGGAGAAAGGCCAAAGAACGCAGGCATGGGGCGCCCTCAATTGGTTCAAAGAACATGTTGATTACCCGCAAAAAGTGGCAGCCAAGCTCTCCAACATCGTGGCACAGATGGACATCTACCACCCTTTCCTCACCGTGTTCAGTTTCAATCGACTGCTGGAGATGGTGCAGACCTTCCTTGATGCCTACCTGGTCAGGAATCCGTCAGACTTCCTTCTCAAG GAAGCCATTAAGGTGGTCCGGTTGTCCCAGAGTATCGACGCTTCGGACGCCGCGGCAAAAGAGGTCAAGTCCATCTCGGACCACTCAACGCTGGAGACAAA GACCAAACCAAATCCTCAAATCGACACGGCCCGGAAGCCGCGCGTGTCCCTCCGATGGCAATCTGTAAACG AGCTATTGTCCTTGAATGTGTCGAGCGCTGCGGACGAGCAAAGTATGAAAGGTTTGGAGGACACCACTCTCTCACTGGAAGCCGACAGCTCGAAAGATGACGTCAG accagAACGTAAACTTGGCATCACAAAAGGCGCCCGCGGCTCCAAACGAAGATTGTTCAACAGTA ATTCGTCACAGCTGGATGCATCTCCTGTCACTGTGGCCGACCGTCAAGCAAAAACGGCACTCGGG TACGTCCGCTTATCCGGCAACGACAAGGCTGACCAATCAGAGGAGACCACGCCAAA GACAAAACGCAATCTTCGGTCCCTCCAAATAAATGTGTGCGACCTGGACACTCGCATGCAGTCTCAAGTCTGCATCAGACCGCTGAGAAAAAAGG ATATAAACGATTCTGTTGTCGCACAGAAGAGGATTCCTCGG aaATGGACATCTGAGCTGGACAGTAGACTGGTGCAGGGTGTCCGGCAACACGGCAAAGGCAAGTGGTCTCAAATCCTGAGGGATTACGACTTTGAGGACCGCACTGGCGTGATGCTCAAGGACCGCTGGAGGGTTTTGGAAAGGACCCACAAAGTGAACTGA
- the terf1 gene encoding telomeric repeat-binding factor 1 isoform X1, producing MEQQGNPKDNSNTDKTTTKEDPNTGELAAVASKWILDFLFSAICRRFKERNHDAFNCAISTYESIFQTPLLEGGSSQEKTLICAFLARVMQGKQLGARFEDEDAVMPLMSAAKTWFHLKDAVQDKSLFENIRVHLVIQSVAVCLEKGQRTQAWGALNWFKEHVDYPQKVAAKLSNIVAQMDIYHPFLTVFSFNRLLEMVQTFLDAYLVRNPSDFLLKEAIKVVRLSQSIDASDAAAKEVKSISDHSTLETKTKPNPQIDTARKPRVSLRWQSVNELLSLNVSSAADEQSMKGLEDTTLSLEADSSKDDVRPERKLGITKGARGSKRRLFNSNSSQLDASPVTVADRQAKTALGYVRLSGNDKADQSEETTPKTKRNLRSLQINVCDLDTRMQSQVCIRPLRKKDINDSVVAQKRIPRKWTSELDSRLVQGVRQHGKGKWSQILRDYDFEDRTGVMLKDRWRVLERTHKVN from the exons ATGGAGCAACAAGGAAACCCCAAAGACAACAGTAACACCGATAAAACAACGACTAAAGAAGATCCCAACACCGGCGAGCTCGCTGCTGTGGCCTCCAAGTGGATTCTGGACTTTCTTTTTTCCGCCATTTGTCGTCGTTTTAAAGAGAGGAATCACGATGCCTTCAATTGCGCCATCTCGACTTATGAAT CAATTTTTCAGACGCCGTTACTTGAAGGAGGAAGCTCACAAGAGAAAACCTTAATCTGCGCCTTCCTCGCCCGTGTCATGCAAGGAAAACAGTTGG GTGCCCGATTTGAGGACGAGGATGCCGTGATGCCACTAATGTCCGCAGCCAAGACATGGTTTCACCTCAAAGATGCCGTGCAGGACAAAAGCTTGTTTGAGAACATCAGAGTTCACCTCGTCATACAG TCTGTTGCGGTGTGTTTGGAGAAAGGCCAAAGAACGCAGGCATGGGGCGCCCTCAATTGGTTCAAAGAACATGTTGATTACCCGCAAAAAGTGGCAGCCAAGCTCTCCAACATCGTGGCACAGATGGACATCTACCACCCTTTCCTCACCGTGTTCAGTTTCAATCGACTGCTGGAGATGGTGCAGACCTTCCTTGATGCCTACCTGGTCAGGAATCCGTCAGACTTCCTTCTCAAG GAAGCCATTAAGGTGGTCCGGTTGTCCCAGAGTATCGACGCTTCGGACGCCGCGGCAAAAGAGGTCAAGTCCATCTCGGACCACTCAACGCTGGAGACAAA GACCAAACCAAATCCTCAAATCGACACGGCCCGGAAGCCGCGCGTGTCCCTCCGATGGCAATCTGTAAACG AGCTATTGTCCTTGAATGTGTCGAGCGCTGCGGACGAGCAAAGTATGAAAGGTTTGGAGGACACCACTCTCTCACTGGAAGCCGACAGCTCGAAAGATGACGTCAG accagAACGTAAACTTGGCATCACAAAAGGCGCCCGCGGCTCCAAACGAAGATTGTTCAACAGTA ATTCGTCACAGCTGGATGCATCTCCTGTCACTGTGGCCGACCGTCAAGCAAAAACGGCACTCGGG TACGTCCGCTTATCCGGCAACGACAAGGCTGACCAATCAGAGGAGACCACGCCAAA GACAAAACGCAATCTTCGGTCCCTCCAAATAAATGTGTGCGACCTGGACACTCGCATGCAGTCTCAAGTCTGCATCAGACCGCTGAGAAAAAAGG ATATAAACGATTCTGTTGTCGCACAGAAGAGGATTCCTCGG aaATGGACATCTGAGCTGGACAGTAGACTGGTGCAGGGTGTCCGGCAACACGGCAAAGGCAAGTGGTCTCAAATCCTGAGGGATTACGACTTTGAGGACCGCACTGGCGTGATGCTCAAGGACCGCTGGAGGGTTTTGGAAAGGACCCACAAAGTGAACTGA